The proteins below come from a single Papaver somniferum cultivar HN1 chromosome 11, ASM357369v1, whole genome shotgun sequence genomic window:
- the LOC113323611 gene encoding uncharacterized protein LOC113323611: MATMIARKSSHLIFRSLTTTTTMSPLKHPSSSCSPWFLSSSSSKEKPQAYHRSEDDEPSIRSRLPPREKGSRDDHRINVQKSKTIPGRHVVTLTFKPFAR, encoded by the exons ATGGCGACgatgattgcaaggaaatcttcaCATCTTATCTTTCGATCCctcactactactactactatgtCACCACTGAAGCATCCCTCGTCGTCTTGTTCTCCTTGGTTCCTTTCGTCGTCCTCATCGAAAGAGAAACCGCAAGCATATCAtcgttctgaagatgatgaaccaTCTATAAGATCTAGGTTACCTCCAAGGGAAAAAg GTTCACGCGATGATCATCGTATTAATGTCCAGAAATCAAAGACAATTCCAGGCAGACATGTAGTTACTCTCACATTTAAGCCGTTTGCTAG ATGA
- the LOC113324660 gene encoding F-box protein At1g67340-like, translated as MMKFISSLLSRLLHAYGNSKTNSNSSGEAPINSIPREVFTEILAKVASASLADHFNANQSCKLFHEAGCDNLIFQHASVEQLPIIQWYPKPEISTFLKQCEEAQNPEVLYRQGMVEFFHNNETELGKELLQKSANLGHVVAAYVLGIILIDAGDDDEDVLRGKQLLTQKSRCTRNKRSRSGEIDECRKKAKKSIDGMWVNNSLSGAKKYSCNNLECTARNQTYEADNQVLECETCNCNKEVAYFYDMLGIMNN; from the exons ATGATGAAGTTTATATCCAGTTTACTGTCAAGATTATTACATGCATACGGCAATTCAAAAACCAATAGTAATTCGTCTGGAGAGGCTCCCATTAACTCTATACCACGTGAGGTGTTTACGGAGATATTAGCGAAAGTTGCATCTGCATCTTTGGCCGATCACTTCAACGCAAACCAAAG TTGTAAACTTTTCCATGAAGCTGGATGCGATAATCTCATCTTTCAACATGCCTCTGTCGAACAACTACCAATAATCCAATGGTACCCGAAGCCCGAGATTTCTACATTCTTGAAACAATGTGAAGAAGCGCAGAACCCAGAAGTTCTGTATAGGCAAGGAATGGTGGAATTCTTCCATAACAACGAAACTGAATTAGGGAAAGAGTTATTGCAGAAATCAGCAAATCTCGGGCACGTAGTTGCTGCATATGTTCTTGGTATCATATTAAttgatgctggtgatgatgatgaagatgttctCAGAGGGAAACAATTACTGACACAGAAAAGCAGGTGCACGAGAAATAAGAGATCAAGAAGTGGAGAGATTGACGAGTGTCGAAAGAAAGCAAAGAAGAGCATTGATGGAATGTGGGTAAATAACTCGTTAAGTGGTGCAAAGAAATATAGCTGCAACAATCTAGAGTGCACAGCCAGAAATCAAACTTACGAAGCGGATAATCAAGTGCTTGAATGCGAAACATGTAACTGCAACAAAGAAGTAGCTTATTTTTACGATATGTTGGGTATCATGAACAACTAG